In Acanthochromis polyacanthus isolate Apoly-LR-REF ecotype Palm Island chromosome 9, KAUST_Apoly_ChrSc, whole genome shotgun sequence, the DNA window tttgtttacttttatttgcTCAAATCTTATTGTTCAGTTTCTACAATAATCCTCTAGTTCAGTCAGTTCCCTCTGTTGTTCTATACATAATGCCCAATTAATGCAGAATATTTCTActtcaaaaagacatttttgtgtaatttctttctgcagctgtGGCCACCCAACAACCAATAGTGGAGATTGTTAGCAAGCTGTGTGAGTTACATCCAGTAACTTATAGTTACATCCAGTAACTACCATGCTTCTGACAGAACTTTTTTAAGGGACCATTTATTTCCACACAGATGTATTTTACCAGCACAACCACTCACATACAACCAAGTAACTCTGACCATCGAGAAAATGTTCAGGCTGATTTTGCAGCAATTTGACTATGTCCTATTATTGTCATTGAAATGTACAAacacctgtttgttttttaactgtaagCCAAGAGTGTCTTTGCACAGGGTTTTATTGTTAAAGTAATTTAGGTTTAGCTGTGATTTAGCTGAAGTTCTTGAAGATGAAAAgtagagaagaaaaacaactttgTGGAGCTCCAGAAAAAAGTGGAACAAAACGCAAACAATGTAAGACTGACCGAGGACCTGCAGTCAACAGAGAGAAACTGATGGATGTTGGGAGTCCGGACCACAACAAGGAAGCTTTGACTTAAGTGTCTGACATGTACTTATCCCATGTAACTTAAATTctattagatagatagatagatagatagatagatagatagatagatagatagatagatagatagatagatagataggacTATTTGGCCTGCAGAGATTTGCAGAAGAAAACTGGTTGCACCATCGTGCTCCCAAAATAAGTGCATTTTAGAACTATTAACAGAACCCTACATTAGTCCTATTTATTATTTAGTTCATTCAGACCATCGCACTTCTACATACcagctgtgtgttgtgttatttgtggtttccagatgttatccagcagtctgcgctgacgtcCCTCGTCCTTGACGGTGGTTTGTTCGGCAGCAGTTCGTGTCTCGGTAATTAATTCTCCTAAACACTGAGCGGAgctcattttaactcaaacTGCTGAGATATTCATCTGAGACATGACAACACAGCCTCCCTGCAGCTCAGTCCAAACATCCGTCAAGCTAACGCTGCTGGAGGCTttcctttgtttacatccgccCGGtgtcacactgtaaaaatccGACAGAAACACTTAGTGAACGGCTAAAGCCCGGTTCATTTGTTATTtattccaggaaaaaaaaaagaagtatatatatatatatatatatatatatatatatatatatatatatatatatatatatatatatatatatagcaatCAAGTATTTACTAAATGTCTTTATTAAATATAACCAAACAATAAATTTCTCCCCGGTTGTTGATTAAAAATTCTGAGTTACAGTTTTCTCAGTCTCTTTGcttcatttctcagatcagaattgaaattctcaaactacttgttcaatcttcacatcattgtgtcacttgttcacatcaaaaatcagtttctcatttctctgaACAAGTTATAAATGCTTTGGTTCATCCATGCAATGATTCTGACAGGTTTAGGCTGACAGGACAGGTTAGGGGCTTGTTCCTGTGAAGGATTTTGTCACCTTGTGCCTGATCAAAGTTGTTGCAGTAGGAATCTTGAATGCATCTCTGAACACACTAAACCCAGACATGCAGGAGGAATGATTGTTGTAGGTTTATCCCTGTAGAACAGAATCGGTTTAAAGTTCATGAATGTTTAGTATCATGAACATCTCTACCTTTGATAATCTATTTTTACCACCCTGCTGTCAGAGATTCAACGCTTCAGTTTAGCTATTATGAGCATGAATGGAGCCGCGTCACCTTTCCAAATCCGTGGCTCCCAGAGGTACAATACCAGAGCACAGCTTAAAAAACGTAATATTTATCAAAGTTTCTATGcaaactgttttcttctttaattgGAGGAAAAAGTGCACTAAAGTGCAGACTATTTACCATTTATGTTTAAGACTTGGAAAAGATAAAAACGTCTGAGTTATTTACAAGGACAATGCAGTGTCTTTTCAAGGAATTTTACTGCTCAGCTCACAGAATTTCCAGGTTTCCAAGAATATTCTTATTACAATGTTTGAACCAGAGTCTGTTATTTTGACAGCAATATGAACCAAAAGAAGTCATCTCCAAGtggtgcttttttgttttgcctttgTTTATTGAAACATGTGGATTCAATTGAAAATCCACGGGTTTCCCTCCCATTAGCAAACAGCTGAGGATGAAGTCaagttctttttgttttgttttttttttgtttttttttaactgaagctCCTAGGATTACCAAGACCTGGATGAATGATAATCCACACAGACAATAAGCTGACTacatgtaaaacacaaagcTGAGGGCTCTTTGCTGTTCAGGAGAAAAAGGatatattttccatattttgttgTCATGTAGTGTAGTGATTTGGTTTCCCACAGTGTGGGCTCACAAAGTCAGAAAGCTCTGTCTTACTATATAAAAATTTCAATCTGTATGAACTCCTTGGTGCCTTCTTAGGTTCGTCATTCGACTGAATCTTTTCCCACAGGTGCGacaagaatacggcttctcacctgtatGGATTTTCAAATGACCATTCAAGGTTGACCGCTCAGTAAATTTTGTCCCACAGGTGTTGCAaacatatggcttctcacctgtgtgaatcATCAGGTGTGCTTTTAACTTTGATGTGCAGAGAAATCTTTTCCCACATGTGCTGCAGgcatacggcttctcacctgtgtggatcATCATATGTCTTTTCAAATTACCGATGCCATTAAATCTTTTCTCACAGGTGTTGCATGAATATGGTTTTTCACCTGTGTGCGTTCTCATGTGAATGTTAAATACATCTATCTGACTAAATCTTTTCCCACATGTATTGCACGAATACCGCTTTTCACCCGTGTGAATCATCACATGCCTTTTCAAATTTGCAATGTTTATAAATCTTTTCTCACACATGTTGCAGGCAtatggtttctcacctgtgtgactcCTCTGATGTATAAGTAGTTTGGATTTATAAGGAAAACTTTTTtcacaaacatcacattttaaagacattttcccTGCGTGAGTATCACATTGAGACTCTGACATGGAAGAGTTGTCCACACTGTGAATTCTATTTCGACGatatcttttctttgttttgagtTGTGAACTTCTACTTAATTCTGATTCTACAACCTTGTTTCCTTCCTGATCTGGACTTTGAGCCACAGGAGAGTTGTGAAAGAGGGGCTCGTCATGGTTTGGTTCTGGTTCACTATGATCACTTTCCTCATAATCAGAAGTCACAATACAGATGTTTATCTCCTGCTTAAGTGCAAGCTG includes these proteins:
- the LOC110972153 gene encoding zinc finger protein 391-like — protein: MSSAEFIIEQETDEEEKLGVSEQTAVQDEDRQCRQLDNIWEPQIPLHTTDDPQHICKEEEEFLSDQQPCNQQRNGLDQEHPESPQIKEEQENFCTYLNQNYPHSLQIKAEPEDPEPPEIKKEQEECCINLDQKESETPKTKKEQVELCTSLDQEDLKPLQIKEEQDDFCSSQEEEQLALKQEINICIVTSDYEESDHSEPEPNHDEPLFHNSPVAQSPDQEGNKVVESELSRSSQLKTKKRYRRNRIHSVDNSSMSESQCDTHAGKMSLKCDVCEKSFPYKSKLLIHQRSHTGEKPYACNMCEKRFINIANLKRHVMIHTGEKRYSCNTCGKRFSQIDVFNIHMRTHTGEKPYSCNTCEKRFNGIGNLKRHMMIHTGEKPYACSTCGKRFLCTSKLKAHLMIHTGEKPYVCNTCGTKFTERSTLNGHLKIHTGEKPYSCRTCGKRFSRMTNLRRHQGVHTD